One Nitrospirota bacterium DNA window includes the following coding sequences:
- a CDS encoding sodium:calcium antiporter codes for MRYITLTSVLTLITATAWFLTGKAGASADPSYTLIITGLVGGIIIILGGCELFANGVECFGDRFDMSHATVGSLLAAVGTALPETIVPVLALIFAKGGHGEGIAVGAILGAPFMLSTLAMFLLGVTVIILWMSKRRPRPSMKVNVKALKFELKYFISVMLIVLIVSLVKNETLNHATAAVLLLIYAVFFYYSLKHEAEEGEQYTDNFHLGIFLGCPRTLRWILIQIAVGLFFIIIGAYLFVDYLTVASVKSGISPLVLSLLITPVATELPEKFNSITWTLKNKDTIGIANITGAMVFQSTIPVSIGLLFTDWSLGSTEMLNIIFAIIMAGIIMGYVSIKKELPGWLLLTGGLFYLLYIARVFLY; via the coding sequence ATGAGATACATCACTCTGACCTCTGTACTCACACTCATTACCGCAACAGCGTGGTTTCTGACCGGCAAGGCCGGTGCCAGTGCAGACCCTTCGTATACGTTAATAATAACCGGGCTTGTTGGGGGAATAATCATCATACTCGGCGGATGTGAGCTCTTTGCCAACGGCGTGGAGTGTTTTGGCGACAGGTTCGATATGTCCCATGCCACTGTGGGAAGCCTCCTTGCCGCAGTGGGAACCGCCCTGCCTGAAACCATAGTGCCTGTTCTTGCACTGATTTTTGCGAAAGGCGGACATGGAGAGGGAATTGCAGTAGGGGCCATACTCGGCGCACCTTTCATGCTGAGCACCCTGGCAATGTTTCTGCTTGGTGTAACGGTGATAATTCTCTGGATGAGCAAAAGGCGCCCCAGGCCAAGCATGAAGGTTAACGTTAAGGCCCTCAAGTTTGAACTGAAGTATTTCATCTCCGTTATGTTGATAGTCCTCATTGTGTCACTCGTAAAAAACGAGACCCTCAATCACGCAACGGCCGCAGTCCTGCTGCTCATCTACGCAGTCTTTTTCTACTACTCCCTGAAACACGAGGCCGAGGAAGGAGAACAATACACCGACAACTTCCACCTCGGTATCTTTCTCGGCTGTCCGAGGACGTTGAGGTGGATTTTGATACAGATAGCTGTGGGCCTCTTCTTTATAATCATAGGGGCCTACCTCTTTGTGGATTATCTGACTGTAGCTTCCGTTAAATCAGGTATCTCTCCGCTCGTATTGTCCCTGTTAATAACACCGGTGGCAACAGAGCTGCCTGAAAAATTCAATTCCATCACCTGGACCCTGAAGAACAAGGACACCATTGGCATTGCCAACATAACAGGCGCCATGGTCTTTCAGTCAACAATACCTGTATCAATCGGATTGCTCTTTACCGACTGGTCTCTTGGAAGTACGGAGATGCTGAATATCATCTTTGCCATCATAATGGCTGGAATAATCATGGGGTATGTC